In Oceanotoga teriensis, the DNA window AAACGCAAATAAACTTATCAACAGTAAAGTTAACAATAAAACAAACTTTTTCATATTATTCCCCCCTTGAAATAGGATTTATTTATTTCCTATTGATTACAAAAATTATACAATGTTATATTTTCATATCAAAACTTAATTAAGGGTAATTATAATATTTTTCAATTAAATAGACCCATTAAATACCATTTAATTCTTAAATTTACAATATATAATATTCTGTATTTTGATAAATATTAAGTTAATGGGATTTACATCTTAATCTAAATAAAATATTTTTTGTATATAATATATCTACTAATTTTTTTAAGGAGGTATTTTTTATGTCTATACCAACACCGCATATTGAAGTTAAAGATAAAGATTTGATAGCTAAAACGGTTTTAATGCCTGGAGATCCTTTAAGAGCAAAGTTTATAGCAGAAAAATTTCTTGATAATCCCGTTAAATTTAATAATGTCAGGAATATGTTTGGATATACTGGGACATATAAAGGCAAAAAAGTTAGTGTTATGGGGTCCGGAATGGGAATGGCAAGTATAGGCATTTATTCTTATGAACTTTATAAGTTTTATGATGTTGAAAATATCATAAGAATAGGTTCTTGTGGGGCTTATACTGATAAGTTGAGTTTATATGATGTTGTATTAGTTAAAGATGCTTATTCTGAGTCAACTTTTGCAAAATGTCAAAGCGGTTATGAATCTGATATTCTCGAACCTTCTTCAGATTTAAATGATATGATAAAAGATTCTGCAAAAAATTTGAATATAGAAATTAAAGAAGGTAGAATTCATTCTTCCGATGTTTTTTATAGAGAAGAACCAGATGTTTTTAAGAGACTTAATAAAGAATATGGTTGTGTTGGAGTTGAAATGGAATCATTTGCACTTTTTGCTAATGCTAAAAGTACTGGTAAAAGAGCTGCTTGTATATTGACTGTTTCTGATAGTTTGGTAACTCATGAAGCCACTTCAAGTGAAGAAAGACAAAATGCATTTACAAAAATGATGGAAATAGCTCTTGAAACAGCTATAAAATAATAGAATTTTTAAAACACATATCAAACTGATATGTGTTTTTTTTATTTTTTAGTTAATGGTATAATAAATATATATTACTAAAAAGGTGGAATTTTATTGAAATATCTATTTTTAATTAATTATTTTGATAAAATTTTAAAAAAAGAAATTGAAGTTTATGTAGTATCCAAAAGATTAGAAGATATTTATGATCTCATGAATATCGAAGAATTTGAAATTAAAAATATTAAAAAAGTTGGATATTACATGGAAAATAAAAAATTAAATATGAAAAATATGCAATTTATATCCGAAAATTTTTATATGATGATGAGTTCCGATATAAAAATTTTAGATATACTGAGTTTTTTGACTTTTAATGAAGATATCGATAAATTCATTAGAGGTATTATCTCTAAAAGCTATTTTATGATTAGAAAAGGTTTTGAATTCAATGAATCTTTTAATTTTTTTGAATATGATGAATATTTTAGATATTCTATGTCTTATTGTGATACTTATAAAATGATTTTAAATACTTTTAATAATATGAAAAATTATTATAAGAGTGTCAGAATTTCTACAGATGAAATCAAAAAATCTACTTTTTATCCTTCCTCGGTTTTGATAACTATTTTATTTGTTTTGCTTCTTTTAAAATTTTATATTATCCCCACTTTTTCAAATTATATGGATATAAAATTTAGTTTTTTTATACCAACTTTTTTAATATTTTTAATATCTTTTTTAGTAGTATTTATTTTTATAGCTATTTTTTTTGCAAAGAAAAATGATCTCATAGTTATGAATATGCCATTAATAAGAAAATTTTATAGAAATTATATATTTTATAAGTTCTCAAGAGATGTTTTTTTATTAATTTCAAACAGATTTACTATTTATAATGCTTTTGATAAAGTTCTTCAATATATAAATTCTAATTATATTTTTGAAAATTTTTTTAAGGTTAGCGTTGAACTTGAAAAAGGTAAGGAACTTTCAGAGATTTTATTTGATAATAAACATTATCAGGAGTTTACTTTTATGTTTTCTGTTTCAGATAAAACTGGAAATTATTTAGAAGTTTTTTCTTTTTTGAGCACATATTTTTATGAAAATCTCAAACGTACTCTTAATAGAGTTAATAAGATGGTAGAACCAATATTGATATTAATACTCGGCATTATTGTTTTTTCTATAGCTTTTGAACTTTTTGATAAGGTTTATATTGGAGGGATTGATTCTTATGAATTTTAATAAAAAGGGATTTCTTCTTTATGAAGCCATTATTTATTTATTGATTGAAATTATAATTGCAGCCGCTTTTTTTGTACCAAGTCTAAAAATTACATATGAATATTTTAAAGAAAAATCAGATCAATATTTTATCAGTGAAGCTATTGCAACTACAAGGAGTTTATCGGGAAGGTATAACTCTAAAATGGGAGATTTTACTTTTTTTGGATTTAGAGTTGCTGGAGTAAAGATATATTATGATGGCTTTTATTATTATGGTCGTGGATGGATAATTTTTAATTTTGGAGATCTTTCTACTACGGGAGGATCTTTTAAATATCCAAAAAGTAGAAAAACTATTCTTAAAGTAGTTCCAGTAACTGGTGCAATGACTTTACCTTAGGGGGGGATATGAATGTATTTTAACTTTGGTAAAAAAATTTATTATTTGGGTAATTCTGATATTATAATAAGAAAATTCGAAAATATACTTGATTTTAAGAAGTCTTTTTATGATTTTATAAAAGAGAAAAAAATATTTTATAAACTTTTAAAAAAACAAGAGTTTGAATATTATCTCATTTGGAATAAAAAAGATATGAATAAAAAGAGAAGATCTTTTAAATATGATTATTTTATTCCAGTTCAATCCATTTTAATAAATGAATTTTATAAAAAAGATTTGGGATATTATAGAGTTAAATGTTTTGGAAAAGGATTTAAGATCTTTAAAGATGAATATTTTGTAGTTTTTGATGAAGAAATAGATGTAAATGAATGTGATATTTATTATGATGATGAATATTTGAAAAACCTTGCTATTAATTATTTAAGAGGTGAAAAAAATGATACTCTTAAAATCTTTTTATAGAAAAGGTTTAAATATTTTTTTATATATCATTATAATATCTTTATCTTTTATATTTTTTAAAATCTTTTTTGCGAAGGTTTTAGAATATAAATTATATTTAGAGCAAAAAAATATTGTTGAGTACAATTATGAATTATATTTAAAAGAAAACAAGAATATTAAAAATAGTTTTTTTGAAATAATTGAATTTTTAGAAAATGAAAAAGCTAAACTAATATTTTTGAATTTTTCTAATAAAAATTTTATTTTACAAGCTCTTTTTATTAAAGAAAAAAATTATGAATTAATTTCTAAATATGATTTTGAAGTTTTGAATTCTTTTGAAATTGAAGACAAAGTTTATTCTATAATAGAATTTAAGAGAGATGATGACTATGAAAATTAAAATTAAAATGATTATTTCTATAATTTTAATTTCTCTCATAGTATTGATTTCTAAAATAGAAATTCCTGAGATTAATATAAATAAAAGTTTTAGAGGTATTAATTTCCAAGTTAAAGAAGACTATTCTAAAGAGGAAATTTTATTTATATTGAATGAGATTTATAATTCGGATTTTAAAATAAATTTTTTAAGTATAAAAAGAGAAGAAAATATGTTTAGTTTAAGTAATAATTTTTCTTTTGATTATAAAGTTGCAAAGCCAAGTTTTGATTATAATGTTTATAATAAATTTGAAGAAAATATTTTTAAAGATTTTGATCTATTGGATGAAAATACTTTTGGTTTAGAAAATATTTGGAAAATTAGAGATGAACTTGAAATTTATGATCAAAATATAAGATTTGCTGGTATGATAGTTGAAAATGGTTTCAAGTTTGGATATTTTTATTATATAGATGATTTAATAAAAATAAAAGTTGGAGATATTTTTGGTCAGGTAGAAGTCATTGGTATTTTTAAAGATGGAATATTATTAAAAAATATTAATAATACTTATATGGTGATAATATGAAGAAGATATTAATTACTATTTTAATATTTATTAATTCTATATTTTTATCTTATAATCTTGATTATAATAGTCAGGAAAATTACAATACTTTAAATTTTAAAGAAAGTGAATATGATATATTTTCAAATGATATAAAAACATTCGTGAAGATTGTATTTAAAAACACTTCTTTTTTAGAAAAAGAATATGTTATAAATGATGGACCAGTAAAAAAAATAAAAACTTATGATAATATAATAGATATATTTTTTTATGCTCCATTAGAAAAGATTGAGGAATATGATTCAAAGATAAAGTTTTTTGGAACAGAAAAGATTAATTTTGAAGAATTTTATTTTAAAAGTTTAAAATTGATAGATTTTTTAGAAATATTATTTGAAAAATATGAAATTAAATTTATAAATTCTACGGAAATACCAGACTTTAAAGTTTCATTAAATAATAATAGTTATAATTTAGAGTATTTTTTAAGACTTTTATACGAGGTATATGGTATTGATAGTAGATTTTATGATGATAAAACTGTAATTATAAGTTATAATAAAAAAAATGAATCAGAATTTTTACCATTAATTTTAAATATTGTTGATGAAGATGATGATTTTGAAATAATAAATATAGATAATGATGAAGATTTGAGTGGAAATTCAGAATTCGAATCTAATGAAGAATCTTTTGTTTTTAATAATTATAAGATTTTGAGTAGTTATTCTGATATAAAATTTTTTGAATATATATATGATATAAAAGTTTTTAGTTTTTATGATAATTATTTTTTAATATATGGAAATGAAAAAGATCTTGTTATTATTGAAGAATTGGTTAATAAATTTAATGAAAAAATAAGTTATGTTGATAATAATGAGTTAAAAAGCGAAAAAAGTTTTAATAATTTGAAAACATTAAATAAAATATTCGTTGTAAACGATAAAATGAAGCTT includes these proteins:
- the deoD gene encoding purine-nucleoside phosphorylase, which produces MPTPHIEVKDKDLIAKTVLMPGDPLRAKFIAEKFLDNPVKFNNVRNMFGYTGTYKGKKVSVMGSGMGMASIGIYSYELYKFYDVENIIRIGSCGAYTDKLSLYDVVLVKDAYSESTFAKCQSGYESDILEPSSDLNDMIKDSAKNLNIEIKEGRIHSSDVFYREEPDVFKRLNKEYGCVGVEMESFALFANAKSTGKRAACILTVSDSLVTHEATSSEERQNAFTKMMEIALETAIK
- a CDS encoding type II secretion system F family protein, whose product is MKYLFLINYFDKILKKEIEVYVVSKRLEDIYDLMNIEEFEIKNIKKVGYYMENKKLNMKNMQFISENFYMMMSSDIKILDILSFLTFNEDIDKFIRGIISKSYFMIRKGFEFNESFNFFEYDEYFRYSMSYCDTYKMILNTFNNMKNYYKSVRISTDEIKKSTFYPSSVLITILFVLLLLKFYIIPTFSNYMDIKFSFFIPTFLIFLISFLVVFIFIAIFFAKKNDLIVMNMPLIRKFYRNYIFYKFSRDVFLLISNRFTIYNAFDKVLQYINSNYIFENFFKVSVELEKGKELSEILFDNKHYQEFTFMFSVSDKTGNYLEVFSFLSTYFYENLKRTLNRVNKMVEPILILILGIIVFSIAFELFDKVYIGGIDSYEF